One part of the Bdellovibrio bacteriovorus genome encodes these proteins:
- a CDS encoding rhodanese-like domain-containing protein, giving the protein MDFNSIGFFQFDNLIQTRTPFLLVILDNVDLNDWYKSVTKMHLDNISLPSTPEGALEAVKGKSLPPHFAVVVLDRDEKSAPQVAAMLEQAGFINSFYVKGGFEGLLIERQQ; this is encoded by the coding sequence ATGGACTTTAATTCAATCGGCTTTTTCCAATTCGACAATCTGATTCAAACCCGCACGCCGTTTCTTTTGGTGATCCTGGACAATGTGGATCTGAATGACTGGTACAAAAGCGTGACCAAAATGCACCTGGATAACATCAGTCTGCCATCCACCCCCGAGGGGGCGTTGGAGGCGGTTAAAGGCAAGAGCCTGCCTCCGCACTTTGCCGTGGTGGTTCTGGATCGCGATGAAAAGTCGGCCCCCCAGGTTGCGGCCATGTTGGAGCAAGCCGGATTCATCAACAGTTTCTATGTTAAAGGTGGTTTTGAAGGCCTCCTGATCGAACGCCAACAATAA